One window of the Salvia miltiorrhiza cultivar Shanhuang (shh) chromosome 6, IMPLAD_Smil_shh, whole genome shotgun sequence genome contains the following:
- the LOC130987444 gene encoding DNA-directed RNA polymerases II, IV and V subunit 12 — protein MDPQPEPVNYICGDCGQENTLKPGDVIQCRECGYRILYKKRTRRIVQYEAR, from the exons ATGGATCCGCAGCCCGAACCCGTAAACTACATCTGCGGAG ATTGTGGGCAGGAGAACACGCTGAAGCCAGGGGATGTGATTCAGTGCCGTGAATGTGGTTATCGCATCCTCTACAAGAAACGCACCCGCAGAA TTGTCCAGTATGAAGCGCGCTAG
- the LOC130987412 gene encoding transcription factor GTE8-like isoform X2, which translates to MMAKKDRFPPGYSASVAPHYESEGSGSSGRIDSVDGSSASKRKWVDLNSASRDGFTVPIQIIPLSKLSSFERKSLVLRLTSELEQIRLLQNKVESQKKKTTVNKFTKSNSSDILTCTNGQQKGLQVGNLKKSAMLDSAPGKKARGWNRGITGRFQSASDNSHVNANNATLKQCEGLLKKLMSQQFAWVFNSPVDVVKLNIPDYFTIIKTPMDLGTVKSKLNSGKYSHPLEFLEDVRLTFTNAKTYNPPGSDVHVLAETFSQFFETRWKAIEKKFVVTTSNSAPKKSGGIEETGVAKTLAPSKKRKLSPRQHEVIQEPTKRKMTDEDKHKLSMELEGIDGDLPDAVIDFLRAQTSNRGDGGEDEIEIDIDDLSDDTLFTLRKLLDEHLPDNQKNLARSEACEIELPNVSGLSNSSLQVDKGNDNDPIDEDVDIGGNEAPVTSYPPVLIEKDVGGRAEEYNEAGPDSDRGSECSKGSSAVKQAQDETCHTADSAKKGDTGELVGEHPSASELDHLEHGSVKPSSSDSDGQVDVEGAQDDRQVSPDKLYRAAILKNRFLDTILKAREKTLTQDEKMDPEKLRREREELEMHKKREKARLQAEAKAAEDARKRAEAEAAAEEKRRRELEREAAREALLKMEKTVEINENSRFLEDLEMLRTAPPEQLVLASSVDEMSPEDSQDGFGSFKFGSNNPLEQLGLYMKMDDDDDEPEPPAADPNATTQDVEEGEID; encoded by the exons ATGATGGCCAAGAAAGATAGATTCCCCCCTGGGTATTCTGCTAGTGTTGCTCCACATTATGAATCTGAAGGATCTGGCAGCTCGGGACGGATTGACTCAGTTGATGGTTCTTCTGCGTCTAAGAGAAAATGGGTTGATTTGAATTCAGCCTCGAGGGATGGTTTCACTGTACCCATACAAATTATTCCATTGTCCAAATTGTCTTCCTTTGAGAGGAAGAGTTTGGTGCTTCGTCTGACATCGGAGCTTGAGCAGATTCGACTTCTCCAAAATAAAGTTGAGTCGCAGAAGAAAAAAACTACtgtaaataaatttacaaagtcaaattctagtgataTTCTCACTTGTACTAATGGACAACAGAAAGGGCTGCAAGTGGGTAACTTGAAAAAATCAGCGATGTTGGATTCTGCACCTGGGAAAAAAGCTCGGGGTTGGAATCGGGGTATAACAGGAAGGTTTCAATCAGCAAGCGACAACTCACATGTGAATGCTAACAATGCAACACTTAAGCAGTGTGAAGGTCTCTTGAAGAAGCTGATGTCGCAACAATTTGCTTGGGTATTCAATTCACCTGTCGATGTGGTGAAACTGAACATTCCGGATTATTTTACTATAATTAAAACCCCCATGGATTTGGGAACAGTTAAGAGCAAACTCAATTCAGGGAAGTACTCGCATCCTTTGGAATTCCTAGAAGATGTCCGACTTACTTTTACCAATGCAAAGACATACAATCCACCTGGGAGTGACGTCCACGTTCTGGCTGAGACATTTAGTCAGTTCTTTGAAACGAGGTGGAAAGCTATTGAGAAGAAATTTGTGGTGACTACTTCCAATTCAGCACCTAAAAAATCAGGGGGTATTGAGGAAACTGGAGTGGCCAAGACATTGGCCCCATCAAAAAAGAGGAAGCTCAGCCCACGACAGCATGAAGTAATACAAGAACCTACAAAGAGGAAGATGACAGATGAGGACAAGCATAAATTGAGCATGGAATTGGAAGGTATTGATGGGGACCTACCAGATGCCGTCATTGATTTTCTGAGGGCACAAACCTCAAATAGAGGTGATGGTGGAGAGGATGAGATTGAGATAGACATCGATGATCTTAGTGATGACACTCTATTTACCTTGAGGAAGCTTTTAGATGAACATTTACCAGATAACCAGAAGAACCTTGCCAGATCTGAGGCCTGTGAGATTGag CTCCCAAATGTATCAGGGCTTAGCAATTCGTCACTGCAAGTTGACAAAG GCAATGATAACGATCCCATTGACGAGGATGTTGACATTGGAGGAAATGAGGCTCCTGTAACTAGCTATCCCCCAGTTTTGATTGAAAAAGATGTTGGGGGCAGAGCTGAAGAATATAATGAAGCAG GTCCGGACTCTGATAGAGGGTCTGAATGCTCCAAGGGTTCTTCAGCTGTAAAGCAAGCACAG GATGAAACATGTCACACAGCAGATTCAGCTAAAAAGGGTGACACCGGTGAGCTGGTTGGTGAACATC CATCTGCTAGTGAATTGGACCACCTCGAACATGGTTCAGTGAAGCCTTCCTCGAGCGATTCAGATGGTCAAGTAGATG TAGAGGGTGCACAAGATGACAGGCAAGTCTCCCCAGACAAGCTGTACAGGGCTGCTATCTTGAAGAACCGATTTTTGGACACAATCCTAAAAGCTCGAGAGAAAACTCTAACTCAG GATGAAAAGATGGACCCTGAGAAACTCCGACGTGAAAGAGAGGAACTTGAGATGCACAAAAAGAGAG AGAAGGCTAGGCTGCAAGCAGAAGCCAAAGCTGCAGAAGATGCTCGTAAGCGGGCTGAAGCTGAAGCTGCAGCTGAAGAGAAAAGGAGAAGGGAGCTCGAGAGAGAAGCAGCGAGAGAAGCGCTGCTCAAG ATGGAGAAGACGGTTGAGATCAACGAGAATTCGCGTTTTCTCGAGGATTTAGAAATGCTAAGGACTGCCCCTCCCGAGCAACTAGTACTAGCTAGCTCAGTCGATGAAATGAGCCCAGAGGACTCACAGGATGGGTTTGGGAGTTTCAAATTCGGAAGCAATAATCCGTTGGAACAGCTTGGATTGTACATGAAGatggacgacgacgacgacgaacCCGAGCCCCCAGCAGCCGATCCCAATGCTACTACACAAGATGTAGAGGAAGGTGAGATTGATTAG
- the LOC130987412 gene encoding transcription factor GTE8-like isoform X1: protein MMAKKDRFPPGYSASVAPHYESEGSGSSGRIDSVDGSSASKRKWVDLNSASRDGFTVPIQIIPLSKLSSFERKSLVLRLTSELEQIRLLQNKVESQKKKTTVNKFTKSNSSDILTCTNGQQKGLQVGNLKKSAMLDSAPGKKARGWNRGITGRFQSASDNSHVNANNATLKQCEGLLKKLMSQQFAWVFNSPVDVVKLNIPDYFTIIKTPMDLGTVKSKLNSGKYSHPLEFLEDVRLTFTNAKTYNPPGSDVHVLAETFSQFFETRWKAIEKKFVVTTSNSAPKKSGGIEETGVAKTLAPSKKRKLSPRQHEVIQEPTKRKMTDEDKHKLSMELEGIDGDLPDAVIDFLRAQTSNRGDGGEDEIEIDIDDLSDDTLFTLRKLLDEHLPDNQKNLARSEACEIELPNVSGLSNSSLQVDKGNDNDPIDEDVDIGGNEAPVTSYPPVLIEKDVGGRAEEYNEAGPDSDRGSECSKGSSAVKQAQDETCHTADSAKKGDTGELVGEHPSASELDHLEHGSVKPSSSDSDGQVDEGAQDDRQVSPDKLYRAAILKNRFLDTILKAREKTLTQDEKMDPEKLRREREELEMHKKREKARLQAEAKAAEDARKRAEAEAAAEEKRRRELEREAAREALLKMEKTVEINENSRFLEDLEMLRTAPPEQLVLASSVDEMSPEDSQDGFGSFKFGSNNPLEQLGLYMKMDDDDDEPEPPAADPNATTQDVEEGEID from the exons ATGATGGCCAAGAAAGATAGATTCCCCCCTGGGTATTCTGCTAGTGTTGCTCCACATTATGAATCTGAAGGATCTGGCAGCTCGGGACGGATTGACTCAGTTGATGGTTCTTCTGCGTCTAAGAGAAAATGGGTTGATTTGAATTCAGCCTCGAGGGATGGTTTCACTGTACCCATACAAATTATTCCATTGTCCAAATTGTCTTCCTTTGAGAGGAAGAGTTTGGTGCTTCGTCTGACATCGGAGCTTGAGCAGATTCGACTTCTCCAAAATAAAGTTGAGTCGCAGAAGAAAAAAACTACtgtaaataaatttacaaagtcaaattctagtgataTTCTCACTTGTACTAATGGACAACAGAAAGGGCTGCAAGTGGGTAACTTGAAAAAATCAGCGATGTTGGATTCTGCACCTGGGAAAAAAGCTCGGGGTTGGAATCGGGGTATAACAGGAAGGTTTCAATCAGCAAGCGACAACTCACATGTGAATGCTAACAATGCAACACTTAAGCAGTGTGAAGGTCTCTTGAAGAAGCTGATGTCGCAACAATTTGCTTGGGTATTCAATTCACCTGTCGATGTGGTGAAACTGAACATTCCGGATTATTTTACTATAATTAAAACCCCCATGGATTTGGGAACAGTTAAGAGCAAACTCAATTCAGGGAAGTACTCGCATCCTTTGGAATTCCTAGAAGATGTCCGACTTACTTTTACCAATGCAAAGACATACAATCCACCTGGGAGTGACGTCCACGTTCTGGCTGAGACATTTAGTCAGTTCTTTGAAACGAGGTGGAAAGCTATTGAGAAGAAATTTGTGGTGACTACTTCCAATTCAGCACCTAAAAAATCAGGGGGTATTGAGGAAACTGGAGTGGCCAAGACATTGGCCCCATCAAAAAAGAGGAAGCTCAGCCCACGACAGCATGAAGTAATACAAGAACCTACAAAGAGGAAGATGACAGATGAGGACAAGCATAAATTGAGCATGGAATTGGAAGGTATTGATGGGGACCTACCAGATGCCGTCATTGATTTTCTGAGGGCACAAACCTCAAATAGAGGTGATGGTGGAGAGGATGAGATTGAGATAGACATCGATGATCTTAGTGATGACACTCTATTTACCTTGAGGAAGCTTTTAGATGAACATTTACCAGATAACCAGAAGAACCTTGCCAGATCTGAGGCCTGTGAGATTGag CTCCCAAATGTATCAGGGCTTAGCAATTCGTCACTGCAAGTTGACAAAG GCAATGATAACGATCCCATTGACGAGGATGTTGACATTGGAGGAAATGAGGCTCCTGTAACTAGCTATCCCCCAGTTTTGATTGAAAAAGATGTTGGGGGCAGAGCTGAAGAATATAATGAAGCAG GTCCGGACTCTGATAGAGGGTCTGAATGCTCCAAGGGTTCTTCAGCTGTAAAGCAAGCACAG GATGAAACATGTCACACAGCAGATTCAGCTAAAAAGGGTGACACCGGTGAGCTGGTTGGTGAACATC CATCTGCTAGTGAATTGGACCACCTCGAACATGGTTCAGTGAAGCCTTCCTCGAGCGATTCAGATGGTCAAGTAGATG AGGGTGCACAAGATGACAGGCAAGTCTCCCCAGACAAGCTGTACAGGGCTGCTATCTTGAAGAACCGATTTTTGGACACAATCCTAAAAGCTCGAGAGAAAACTCTAACTCAG GATGAAAAGATGGACCCTGAGAAACTCCGACGTGAAAGAGAGGAACTTGAGATGCACAAAAAGAGAG AGAAGGCTAGGCTGCAAGCAGAAGCCAAAGCTGCAGAAGATGCTCGTAAGCGGGCTGAAGCTGAAGCTGCAGCTGAAGAGAAAAGGAGAAGGGAGCTCGAGAGAGAAGCAGCGAGAGAAGCGCTGCTCAAG ATGGAGAAGACGGTTGAGATCAACGAGAATTCGCGTTTTCTCGAGGATTTAGAAATGCTAAGGACTGCCCCTCCCGAGCAACTAGTACTAGCTAGCTCAGTCGATGAAATGAGCCCAGAGGACTCACAGGATGGGTTTGGGAGTTTCAAATTCGGAAGCAATAATCCGTTGGAACAGCTTGGATTGTACATGAAGatggacgacgacgacgacgaacCCGAGCCCCCAGCAGCCGATCCCAATGCTACTACACAAGATGTAGAGGAAGGTGAGATTGATTAG
- the LOC130987433 gene encoding TLC domain-containing protein At5g14285 → MDLQFPPTSNPLSLFFAGYLILYLIAYSVLFRSWASKLRPEASSCAISLAHGTPAVFLAARAILSDPARDFHSANTPLQNLVLDYSIAYFLMDLVHYLIFYPTDVLFIGHHLATLFVFVTCRYVVYHGAFAILVLLVLAEVTSFCQNVWTLASARKSDVEFAAKVFDLLSPPFYALYSVVRGFVGPYFVYRMFAFYVTGAADAVIPKWVWISWLLVVVTAISVSILWIVNLWVVFFREDKKKAEKKVR, encoded by the coding sequence ATGGACCTTCAATTTCCGCCAACCTCGAATCCCCTCTCCCTCTTCTTCGCCGGCTATTTGATCCTCTACCTCATTGCTTATTCTGTCCTCTTCCGCAGCTGGGCCTCCAAGCTCCGCCCCGAGGCTTCCAGCTGCGCCATATCCCTTGCTCACGGCACGCCCGCCGTGTTCCTCGCCGCCCGCGCCATCCTCTCCGACCCCGCCCGCGATTTCCACTCCGCCAACACGCCGCTCCAGAATCTCGTCTTGGATTACAGCATTGCGTATTTCCTGATGGATCTCGTCCACTACCTCATCTTCTACCCCACCGACGTCCTCTTCATCGGCCACCATTTGGCCACGCTCTTCGTCTTCGTCACCTGCCGCTACGTCGTCTACCACGGGGCCTTCGCGATTCTCGTGCTCTTGGTGCTCGCTGAGGTCACGAGCTTCTGCCAGAACGTCTGGACTCTCGCCAGCGCGAGGAAGTCGGATGTGGAGTTTGCAGCTAAGGTGTTTGATCTTTTGTCTCCTCCGTTTTATGCACTCTATTCTGTTGTCAGGGGTTTCGTCGGCCCTTATTTTGTGTATAGGATGTTTGCATTCTATGTGACTGGGGCCGCGGATGCTGTGATACCCAAATGGGTCTGGATTTCGTGGCTCCTTGTTGTCGTCACGGCCATTTCAGTTAGTATATTGTGGATTGTGAATCTTTGGGTTGTCTTCTTTAGAGAAGACAAGAAGAAAGCTGAAAAGAAGGTTAGATAG